A window of Lysobacter sp. TY2-98 genomic DNA:
GCGCGATCACCTGCAGCGCACGCCGCAACCAGCGCGCCGTGGCCGGGTGGAAGTACGCGCCGGGTGCAGCGTCCGTATCCGCGAATTTCCCGAAGACCACCGACGTCAGCACACCCTGTGCGTCGACGTGATACGACGGTGCCGGTGCGAGTCCGGCATCGACCAGTGAAGCCAGCGTCGCTTCGCTGATGCCGCACGTGGCGGCGAATTGTCGCGACGTGCGGTAGTGCGCTGCGAGGTAGCGCGCGACCGACATGTCGATCACTTCGCGCGTTGGCTCATCGCGACGCTGCCAAGGATCAACGTGGCGGCGATCACCATGCGCAGCGTCGGCGCCTCGCCCAGCAACATCCACGCCCATGCCACGCCGAACAGCGGCACGAGATAGGTCACCGTCGACGCACGGCCCGCACCGATGCGCGCGATCAGCCGGTAATACATGACGAACGCGATGCCGGTGCACATCACGCCGAGCAGGGCGACCGACAGCCACGCATGCGCGGACGGCATCGTCGCCGGCCACTGCGCGATGCCGAACGGCAGCACGAGGATCGCGCTGCACAGCAGCGTGGCCGGCGCCACGGCGGTGGCGGGCAAACCGGTGAGATGGCGGCGCACGAGATTGATGCCGATGCCGTAGAGCAGCGCCGCGGCGGAACCTGCCATCACCGCGGGCCCGATGTCGGCGCCCGCGATGCGACCGCTCGCCAGCACGACCACGCCACCGAAACCCACTCCCAGCGTGACGCTGCGCGCGAGGCCGATCTTCTCGCCGAAGAACAGCGCACCGACGAGTGCAGTGAACAGCACGGTCATCGCATTGCAGATCGCGCCGACGCCCGCCGGCGCGCGTTCGGCGCCCCAGGCGAACAGCAGGAATGGAATCGCCGAATTGATCGCACCGATCACCGCGAGCTTGGGCCACAGGCGCAGCGGAAACGACGCGCGCGCCTTCCACAGGAACGGCAGCAGCACCAGCGCACCGAGCGCGAGGCGCAGTTCAACCAGCGCCGCCGGCCCGAACTCCGGCGCAGCGACGCGCATGAAGAGGAACGACGCGCCCCAGATCGCACCCAGCACGCCGATCTCTACGGGCGTGGCCCAGCGGGCGGTAGTCGACGGGGCGATCGGTGCATCGCAAGCATTCACGGCCATGGTCATCCTCCGGAAGACGCAGGCTCGGCCGGGCGCGCGATCGACGCTATCCGCATCATGCGCACCGTCGGCCATGAGCCAATTTGGTGTCGGGACCCATTGTCCGCACCGCCCGAGCCTGCACAAGCGCATACTTTCGCGGTCCGACACAAATCTGGCTTGAGGCTGCGATGAGCACCCGCGCGGAATGGCTTTCGGCGCTCGCCGCCTTCGAATCGGCGGCGCGCCACCAGAACTTCGCCCACGCCGGTGAGGAGCTGCACCTCACCGCCAGCGCGGTCAGCCACCACGTGCGCAAGCTGGAATCGCGGCTCGGCCTGCCGCTGTTCCAGCGTCATGCGCGCGGGGTCGCGCTGACCGCCGCGGGTCGCCAGCTCGCGGACGCCGCGAGCAGCTCACTGGCCGATCTCGAAGACGTGCTGCGCGCGCTCAAGGCCTCGAGCGAAGACCGCGATGTCGTGCGCATCGCCACCCTGCACTCCTTCACCTGTGCCTGGCTGATGCCCCGCCTGCCTCGCTTCGCGGCCGCGCATCCGGGCGTCCGCCTCAGCATCGAAACCGGCTTCGCCCTCGCCCGCTTCGATGACAGCGGCCCCGACCTCGCGATCCGCCACGGCGGCGGCGAGTGGCCCGGTACGCAGGCGACGCGGCTGCTCGACGAACATCTCTTCCCGGTCGCCGCACCGACGATGCCCGGACTGGCCGACACGAAGACCGCGCGCGACGTCGCCCGCCTCCCGCTGGTGGCCGACAACGCGCGTCAGGGCTGGCATGACTGGTTTCGCGCCGCGAAGGTGCTCGGCGTGACGCCGGACGAACGCTTCCGCTTCACCGATTCCACCGGTGCACTCGAAGCCGCGGCGACCGGCCTGGGCGCCGTGCTCGCGCGCGAGCACATCGTCGCGCCCTACCTCGCCAGCGAGCGTCTCGTGCGACTGCCCGGGCCCTCGCTCACTGCGCGCTGGTCGTACTACATCGCGGTGCCGACACACCGCCGCCTGCGTCCGGCCGCGCAGACCTTCGTCGACTGGGTGGTCGAGGAAGCACGCGCGCAAGTTGCATAGCGCGAATGTGCGGAGACAGGCCGCGTTCCGGCGTCGTTTCGAAGACGAAGCGACGCGATAATGACGCGATGTCGCCCCCCGAAACCCGCCGCGCGTTCCTGCAGATCCACGTCTGCGTCGCCCTCTGGGGCTTCACCGCGATCCTCGGCAAGCTGATCAGCCTGCGCGCGCTGCCGCTGGTGTGGTGGCGCATGCTGTTCGTCGTCGCGGTGCTCGCCTGCGTGCCGCGCGTGTGGCGTGGGCTGCGCGCCATGCCGATGCGGCTCATCGCCGCGTATTCCGGCATCGGCGCCCTGGTCGCCCTGCACTGGCTGACGTTCTACGGCTCGATCAAGTTGTCGAACGCCTCCGTCGGTGCGACCTGCATCGCGCTTGGCACGGTGTTCACCGCGATGGCGGAGCCGTGGCTGGCGAAGACACGATTCCAGCCCCGCGACTTCCTGCTCGGCGTCGCGGTGCTCCCGGGGGTTGCGCTCGTCGTCGGCGGCATTCCGCATGGCATGCGCGCGGGCGTTGCGGTCGGCACGCTGTCGGCGATCTTCGTCGCGCTGTTCGGCTCGCTCAACAAGCGCCTGGTCGAACATGGCGACGCACTGACCGTCACCGCGATCGAACTGGGCGCCGGTGTGCTCACGCTCACGCTGCTGTCGCCGCTGATGGCGATGGCGGCACCGGGCGAAGCGCTGACGCTCGCGCTGCCCTCGCTGCGCGACACCGGCCTGCTGCTCCTGCTCTCGATCGGCTGCACGCTGGTGCCGTACGCGCTGTCGCTGGTCGCGCTGCGTCACATGAGCGCGTTCGCGGCGCAGCTCGCGGTGAACCTCGAACCCGTCTACGCGATCGTGCTCGCCATCCTGCTGCTCGGTGAGCAACGCGAACTCAGCCTCGCGTTCTACGGTGGCGTCGCGATCATCCTTGGCGCGGTGCTCGCGTATCCGCTGCTGCACCGGCTGCGCCGCATCGAGCATCCGGAGATGCTGGCGGCATCGGAGTCGAAGGGCATGGTCGACTGACTGTTATTTCGACGCACGCTTGCGCCCCGGGCCTTTCGCGTCGCCATCGCGATCGAACGCCGGCGGGTAGTAGAAGTTGAGCGTGCGCAGCAGGCGGTCGCCCGTATTGCGCACCTCGTGGCGCTCGCCCTTCTCGATCACGATCAACCGGCCGGGTTCGAGTTTGACGCGACGCTTGCGTCCGTCGACTTCGACCGTCGCCACGCCGTGGCCGTCGACGACGTAGAGCCACTGGTCCGCACCGCGATGGTCATTGTCGTCGCCGCCTTCAGCGTCACCGGGTGGAATGACCATCTCCGCGCACTGCGCCTTGCGCACTTCGAACGCGACGCGGAAGCCCTCGCCGAACCTGAGTTTCTTGGTGTGCATCGCCGCCTCCTGCACGCAGGCTGGCACCGCCCACGTCGAGGTCCGGTCAGGCCCAAAAAGACGAAGGCGCCGCGGGTGGCGACGCCTTCTGCTCAACACGAGGGGCTGCGCGCGGTCAGGTCGGCGCGTGTTCCGACTGGTCGAACGTCATGTAGCAGATGTTGAGCTTGTTGCCGTCGAGGTCGCGGAAGTAGGCCGCGTAGAAGCCCGGGAACCGCTCGCCCGGCGCGCCCTCGTCTGTGCCGCCGAGTTCAATCGCCTTCGCGTACACGGCATCCACCTGCGCGCGATCCTTCGCTTCCAGCGCAACCATCGTGCCGTTGCCGACGGACGCGGCCTTCTTGTCGAACGGCACGGTGACGCCCAGGCCCGCACCCGGACCACCATTGCCGTAGGCGATGAAGTAGCCGGGCTGCTCCATCTCGCGCTTGCCGCCGATGAGGGCCAGCAGCGCGTCGTAGAACGCGGCGGCGCGCGGCAGGTCATTCGTGCCAAGGGTGGTGTAGGCGATCATCGATGGTGTCCGGAGTCGGAGTCGGGCCGGGATGCTAACCAATTCACACGATCGTGATGCCGCCGTCCGCCGGCGCAGACAGCGAAGCGACGTTGCGTCTATGCTCGCCGCGATCGACAGGGGGACGCCATGAACGCCAATACCCAGCACGACATCGCCAAGCTGCTGCTGCGCATCACGCTCGGCGTGCTCATCCTGTTCCACGGCCTAGCCAAGCTCAACGGCGGCATGGGCGGCATCGTCCACATGGTGGAGGCGCACGGCCTGCCCGGCGCGCTCGGCTACGGCGTGCTGCTGGGCGAAGTGATCGGCCCGCTGATGCTCATCGCGGGCTTCCACGCGCGCATCGGCGCGGTGCTGGTCTTCATCAACATGGTCGTGGCCGTTCTGCTCGTGCACATGGGCCAGATCGGCGCGTTCAACGACCAGGGCGGCTGGGCGCTGGAGCTGCAGGCGATGTACATGGCGTCGGCGCTGGCGCTCGCGCTGCTCGGCCCGGGCCGTTTCAGCGTCAACGAGCGTTGATCCGGATGCAGGTCGTCGACTTCGAACTCGAAGGTGATTTCGTCGAGCTCAACCAGCTGCTGAAACTGGTCGGCCTGTGCGACAGCGGCGGCGCGGGCAAGCAGCTCGTCGCGAGTGGTGCCGTCAACGTCGACGGCACCGTGGAGCTGCGCAAGACCGCGAAGATCCGCGCCGGCCAGGTCGTGCGCGTGGGCCACGTCGAAATCCACGTGGCCTGAAACTCAGCGCAACATCGGCGCCAGTGGGCGCCAGACGTGGTCGAGCAGGCGCGGCTGCACCGCCGCGGTCGGATGCAGGTTGTCGCGCTGGAATGCGGCGCGGTCGAGCATGATCGGCTCGAGGAAGAACGGCAGCAGCGTGACGCCGTTCGTACGGGCCACCGTCGCGTACGCGTTCGCGAAGCCCTCGGTATAGGCACGACCGAGGTTCGGCGGCATGCGCGTGCCGATCACCAGCACCTTCGCGCCCGACGCCTTCGACAGCTTCACCATGCGATCGAGGTTGGCCTGCATGTCGCGCACCGGCAGGCCGCGCAGGCCGTCGTTCGCACCGAGTTCGATCACGACCACGCCGGGCTTGGCACGCGCGAGCGCCGCAGGCAGTCGCGAAAGGCCGCCGGCCGTCGTCTCGCCGCTCACGCTGGCGTTGACCACCGCCCAGCGTGCGTTCGTCGACTTCAGCCGCTGGTCCAGCAGCGATACCCAGCCCTGGCGTACGTCGATGCCGTACCCCGCCGACAGTGAGTCGCCCATCACCAGCACGGTCTTCGTCGTTGCCGGCGCGCGCACGGGCGCCTTGGCCTGCACGGGCGCAACCAGTGCCATCGCGACCAGAAGTACCACCCACCAAAGACCCTGTTGAATGCGCGCGCTCACGCCGTCATATGCCAGTTTCATGCAGTCCTCCGGCCGGACGCCCGGCCCCTCTGGAGACATGATGCTCGACGCCACCGTGAACCCCACCGGAAGCCGCACGTCCAACGTGCCTTCCGCACTCGTCGCCGAGGGCCTCGGCAAGCACGTGCCCCTGCCCTCCGGCGACCTGGTGATCCTCCGCGACGTCGGCTTCGCGATCGCACCCGGCGAGGCGGTGGCGATCGTCGGCGCCTCGGGCTCGGGCAAGAGCACCCTGCTCTCCCTGCTGGCCGGGCTGGACGTCCCGTCGAACGGCCGGGTGATGCTCGACGGCGCGGCGCTGTCCACGCTCGACGAGGACGGCCGCGCGCGCGTCCGTGGCGAGAAGGTCGGCTTCGTGTTCCAGAACTTCCAGCTGCTGCCATCGCTCACCGCACTGGAGAACGTGATGCTGCCGCTGGAGCTGCGCGGCGATGCGCAGGCCGAACCACCTGCCCGCGCCATCCTTCAGCGCGTCGGGCTGGGCGAACGCCTGGGTCACTACCCGCGTCAGCTCTCCGGCGGTGAACAACAGCGCGTCGCGCTTGCGCGTGCATTCGTCACCCGTCCCGGCCTGCTGTTCGCCGATGAACCCACCGGCAACCTCGACACGCGCACTGGCGCCGCCATCATCGACCTGCTGTTCGAGCTCAACGCGCAGGCCGGCACGACGCTGGTGCTGGTGACGCACGACGACGCGCTGGCCGCGCGCTGCAGCCGTCGCCTGCGCCTCGACGCCGGCCGCCTCGTCGACGACTCGGCGACCGCCTGATGCCGACCGCGCTCGTTCTCGCCTGGCGCCAGCTCCGCCGCGACCTGCGCGCGGGCGAAGTGCGCATCCTCCTCGCCGCGATCGTGCTCGCAGTGTTGGCCGTGACCGCCGTCGGCTTCGTCACCGATCGGGCGGATCGTGCGCTCGCGATCGAAGCGAACCGCCTTGTCGGCGGCGACGCGGTGCTGCGCGGCGATGATCCGCCATCAGCGCGGCAGCGCGCTGCGTCCCGCGCCGGGGGACTGCGCTCCACCGAGACCCGCGAACTCACGACCATGGCGTCCGTCGGCGAGGGTGACGCACAGCGGCTCAAACTCGCCGACCTGCGCGCGCTCGGCGACGGCTTTCCGCTGCGCGGCAACTTCCGTCTCGTCGATGCGAAGGGACGCGAATCCACGGCGACGCACGGCCCCGCGGCGGGCACGGCGTGGATCACCCGCAACGGCGCGCAGGCGCTGGACGCGAAACTCGGCGACATCGTCACGCTCGGCGATGCGCAATTTCCGATCGCCGCGATCGTGGCGCAGGAGCCCGATGCGTCGACGGACCTGTTCAACATCGCGCCGCGCGTGCTGATCCCGCTGGGCGACCTCGCACGGACCGGCTTGGTACAGCCCGGAAGCCGCGTCGCCTACAAGCTCATCGTTGCCGGCGACGCCGGTGCGGTCGAACGCTTCACCGCAGTCGCCAAGTCTTCGCAACTGCGCGGACAGCGCCTCGACACCATCGGCAGCGCGCGTCCCGAGGTGCGATCGGCATTGGACCGTGCGGGCCGCTTCCTGGGTCTCGCAGCGATGGTGTCGGTGATGCTCGCTGCGGTCGCGGTCGCGATGGCCGCACGCCGACACAGCGAACGGCATCGCGCGGGTGCCGCGGTGATGCGCGCATTGGGCGCGACGCAGCGACGGATCGTAGCGATCCACGTCGGCGAATTACTGCTGCTCGGCCTGGGTGCGAGCCTGATCGGTGTCGTGCTCGCGTTCGCGATGCAGTGGGGTGTCGGCATCTGGCTCGCGCAGAAGCTCGCGATCTCCATTCCGCCGGCGAGTTTCATGCCGGCGCTGCAGGGCCTGATGCTCGGTCTGGTCGTGCTGATCGCATTCGGTGCACCGCCCGTGCTCGCACTGCGTCGCGTGTCCGCGCTGCGTGTGCTGCGTCGTGACCTCGACGCGGTCGAGCCGAGTGCCTGGCTGGTGGGCGCACTGGGTCTGGCGGCGCTGGGTGGCCTGCTGTGGTGGAAAGCAGGTTCGGCGACGTTGGGGGTCGCGATGCTGGTCGGTGTCGTTGCGACGCTGGCGGTGCTGGCCCTGCTGGCGGCCCTTCTGATTGTCGCCGTGCGCGCACTGCGGACGCGCCTGCGCGGCCCGCTCCGTTACGGCCTCGCGAATGTCAGTCGACGTGCCGGCGCCAGCGTCGCGCAGGTGTGCGCGCTCGGGCTCGGGCTGATGGCGTTGCTGCTGCTCACGTTCGTGCGCACCGACCTGCTCGATCGCTGGCAGCAGTCGCTGTCGGCGGATGTGCCCAACCGTTTCATCATCAACGTGCAGCCCGAACAGGTCGGCGACGTGCGCGCTTTCATTCGCGGCGAAGGCCTGGAAGCGCCGGTGCTGTTCCCGATGATCCGCGCGCATCTCGTCAGCCGGAACGGCACGCCTGTCGATCCGAAGACGTATGCCGACGAGGACGCACGACGATTCGCCGAACGCGAATTCAATCTCTCGGTCGCCGACAAGCCCGAGGCGAGCAACCGCATCGTCGCCGGGCACTGGTGGACGGGGGTGCCGCGCGCGCCTGAGCTGTCGGTCGAAAAGCGCTTCGCCGACCGTCTCGGCTGGAAAGTCGGCGACCGCGTCGGCTTCGACGTCGCGGGACAGCCGTTCGAGGCGCGCATCACTTCACTGCGCGAAGTCGACTGGGAAAGTTTCAAACCCAACTTCTTCGTCGTCGCCTCGCCGCATGCGCTCGATGGCTATTCGGCGAGCTGGATCACCGCCGTGCGCGTGCCGGCATCCCAGCCGCGCTTCACCGCGCGCATCGTCGACCGCTTCCCCAACCTCACCGTGATCGACGTCGACGCCGTGCTCGCGCAGGTGCGCGCCACTGGCGACCAGGTGTCGACCGTGGTGCAGGTGGTCTTCTGGTTCTCGCTCGCTGCGGGGGTTTTGGTGCTGATGGCGGCAGTGACGGCGAGCCAGGACGAACGCCTGCTCGAAGGCGGCGTGATGCGCGTGCTCGGCGCAAAGCGCGGTCAGCTGCGGCTCGCGCAGGCATCGGAGTTCGTCGCGATCGGCCTGCTGTCGGGACTCGTCGCCGCGGTCGCGGCCTCGGTGCTGTCCGGCGTCGTCGCCACGCGCGTATTCGACCTGCCGTGGCATTTCGATCCCACGCCCGCCATCGCCGGCGCGTTGATCGGCACCATCGCTGCACTCATCGCCGGCCTGTGGGCGACCCGCCGCGTGCTGGATGCACCGCCGTCGACGACGTTGCGGGAGTTGCAGGCCTGAGGTCGATTGACCCGCCTTCTCCCGGCCGCTAGCGTGGCGGCAGATCGTTTCGGGAAACAGGGAATGTTCCGGATGCCATCGGGCCGCGTCACGGCGACGCCCCGCTTCTCCCCAGCGATTTCTTTCGCGATCGACCCGGTCGCACAGGTGGCGGTCAGGCGCGACGCGCCCCTTGTTGCGAGGGTGCCGACCTCCGGGATTACCGCAATCCGTTTCCCGACGGCGAAGCGCCTGTGCTCCCCCGCGACGGGGATCGCAGCATGAGGTCGCTCCCGCAACTTCTCGCCTGCGCGCCCTTTCTTCTTGCCTCAGGATGCCTGCCTGTGCACGACGCGAATTCGTCCAACCTGCCGGTCGTCACCGCAGCAAACGGCCAGCACTTCCGCAACCACACGTTCGGCGCGTACTGCTACGACACCCGCAGCTGCAGCGTGACGTATGCCGGCATGGAACACGTCGTACCGAGCGAACGCGCCGCGACGCAGGCGTTCACGGGCGACGCCGACATCAAAGGCTGGGAAGCGAACGCGATCATCGACAGGACGTTCGGCGGCCCCGTCATCGTGCGCTGGACGTCGAAGGACGGCACGCCGCTCGAAACGACGGTCGATCTCGATCGCGTCTTCCCCGACCACAGCATCCTTCATCGGGTTCCTGCCGATCAGATTCCCCGGAACGCCGTCATCGGCGACCCGGGAATCATCGTGGTCGTCGACGACCGTACTGTCGCCGTCTACATGAAGGCGTTCGTCCCGACACGCGAGCCGCAGGTCGCGGGCAACCCTCACAGCAGTTTCCGTGCCGAACCCGTGCGCGCCTGGTCGCACACCTACTGAGGCCACGCTTCGATGACGGAACATCACAAGGTTGGCCAGGACGGCATTCTCGAGGACGGTGTGAGCTTCCGCCCCGCCACGCAGGCGGACATCGAGACCTATCACCGTGCGGAGCAGCAGCTGGCGTCGATGCGCACGCCACGCTTCCTCCCGACGGGAGATGCGAACGCGCGACTGTTCGTCGCGTGCTTCGACGGTACCGGGAACGACATGCGCCACGATCCCGAGCACGCTACCGCGGTCGCGCGCGTGTGGCAGGGCGTCGAGGACGCCCGTCGCCGCGACCCGCGCATCGGCTCGGGGTACGTCGAAGGAATCGGCACGCAGAGCAACGCGGTCATCCGGCTCGCCGATGGCGCTGTCGGGTTCACTTACGACGACCGTATCGAGCGCATGTACCGCCTGTTCACCGAAAAGGCGGCGCAGTGGAAAGCGGAGAACCCGAATGTCGAGGTCCGTCTCGCGGACCTCGGCTTCTCGCGTGGCGCCGAAGAGGCAGCCGCGTTCGCGCGGATCGTGCACGAACGCGGCATCCAGGATCCGCGCGGCCTGCGGCAGGAACGCGGTGAACTGCATTACACGCTTCCGCCGTTGGTTCCGCCGGGACGCGTGGCGCAAGCGCTGGACCTCATCGATCCCGTGGGCACCGGAATGCCACGACTCTCGGACCGGCGGCCACCCGCGTCGGTGATGACCGGTTTCCAGATCGTCGCCGCGGACGAGCGCCGCAATCTGTTCCAGTCGACGAGCATTCTCGATGCGGGCGCATCCGCGGATGGCCGCTTCCTCTCGGTGACCGTCGCCGGCGCACACTCGAACGTGGGCGACAGCTATCACCACGACGGGCTCGGCACGCTGTCGTACAACCTCGTCGTCGACTCGCTCAATGGCCTGTCCGACACGCCGCTCGCGCAGAAGCGCGAGCTGCCGGTGGATCCCGGCCGATACGTCATCCACCGCTCCGAAGAAGGCGCGTTCTTCTATCGCACCTCCGTGTTCGACCGACACGGGGAACGTGGCCGGGTCGATGAGCTCGCGCCTCGCGGCTCGCCGGGCGACCGCTTCCATGCCCAGCCGCGCGACGAAGCACTCGCGTCGCAGTTCGAATTCCGGCCGGTCGCCATCGAGCGCGTTCCTGCCCAGTCGAACGCGGGCCTGCAGGCCGGTGCGACGCTGCAATCGGAAGCAGAGCCGGCGATGCGCCCCGCCGACGCCGCATTGCTTGCCCAGGCGCTGGACGGCGTGCATCGCCTCGACGCGCAGTTCGGTCGCACGCCCGACGCGGTCAGCGAGCGCGTCGCGACGGCATTGCTTCCGGTCGCGCGCGAGGCCGGGCTCGAACGCATCGACCGCGTCGTGCGGAGCGATGACGGCCGCCACCTGTTCGCCGTGCAGGGCGAGCTGATCTCACCGACGAATCGATGGGCACGCGTGGACGCATCGATCGCGGCGAACACGCCTGTGGAAACAAGCCTGCAGGCGCTGCATACGTTGAACATCGAGCTCGATCGGCGACGCGCGCTCGCGCCCGAAACGCCGGAACGTACTGCATCGCAACAGACGCAGACCGCGCCCCTTCGCACCATCGGCGCGTTCTGACGCTCAGCAGGTCTGCATCGAGATCGCCGAGCGGATCAGCAACGCGTCTTCGCCGCGCGCGATCGCCCAGGCATCGAGGCCGATGCCGAGTACGAGATTGGGGCTGAGTTGCGCAAGGTCGACTTCGGCCACACCCATGTCGTGGGCGTCGAGCTCGCGGTGTGCGTCGAGTGTGGCGGCGAGGCGTTCGGCCACGACGTGCATCGTGCCGTCGGTCATCTGGAATGCATGAAGTCGCATGCATGCCTCGCGGGCGACGCGAGCCGCCGAACGCAGTCGCAGCGGGCGACCACCGATTCGAGAGCCACCTACGAGGAGTCCCCGGCCGACGACGCCGGGGACTCATGCCTCACAGGAGGCGGCATCCGCACGGGGGCGGATCTGCGACGGAGAGCCGCCGCGCCATCACGCTGCGCCCACATGCGTTAGCCGTGCGTGAGGGCAAACGCGCACAAAAAACCCCGCGCCAGACGGTGCGGGGTGGAGAGGAATGTCGCGACCACGGTGATGCAAACCACGATCGCAGGATGTGCGAGCAGCTGTGAGATCGTCGTGATGGCCGCTTGCGACATCGACAAAATCGGTGCCGCACTGCAAAAAAAAGAAAGCCCCGACAAGGCCGGGGCAGGCAAGCGTCGTCGCCGCGCGACATCGATGCACTGATGTGCGGGGGCCGCGGTCGGTGCCGAAGCTTTGCTTGTCGGCGGCCTTGCGGCAAAGGTGCGGCGTCGCGGATTAACCGCTCCTGATTCGAGCGCGCGATGACGGCAGCGCATCTGTCGGCCATCGTCATGAGGAGGCGTCCGCATCCTCTTCCCAATGGAAGCGGTGCAGCAGTCGATGCGCGATCGGCGCAACGATCAGCCCCGCTGCAACGATGAACACCAGCCCCGCGTACAGCGCATAGAAGCCGGCGAAGAGCTTTGCGTGCTCCTCGCTCAGCGTGCCCACCGGCCCCATGCCGCCCAGCAGCATCGACGAATTGAGGAACGCGTCGACTGCCGATGTATTCGGCTGAAAGCGCATGAAGCCGGCCATGCCGATGCCTAGCGACAACGCAAGCAGGGCGACTGCGGCCAGAACGTGGCGGGCCACGCGTTCAAGGAACTGCGCGCGGCTGAGGAGCGGGGTTCGGCGGCTTTCGTACATGGCGCCGATGCTAGCGCGGCATGATCGGCCCGCCTACGATCGCGGACCATGGCCGACGAACGCTTCCTGCTGCGCGACGTGCGCGCCGAGGATCACCCCGCCCTGCTTGCGCTCAACGCGGCGTCGGTCGCGGTGTTGAGCCCGATGGATGCCACGCGGCTCCGGACGCTGCTGGCGCAGTGCGCGCTGTGCCGCGTGGTCGAAGAAGCGGGCGCCGTGCGCGCCTTCGTGCTCGCGCTTCGCGAAGGTGCGCCCTATGGCAGCGTCAACTACCGGTGGTTCGACGCGCGCTATTCGCGCTTTCTGTATGTCGACCGCGTGGTGGTCGACGCCCGTACCCGCGGTGCCGGGCTGGGCCAGCGCCTCTATGCCGACGTGTTCGATCGCGCGCGCTGCGACGACGTGCCCTGCGTTACGTGCGAGTTCGATCTCATTCCACCGAATCCGGCATCCGAGCGATTCCACGCGCGACAGGGCTTCGTCGAAGTGGGGCGGCAGACATTGCCTGGTGGCAAGCAGGTGAGCCTGCAGGTCGCCGATGTCGCCGCTCAGTCGATGCGGTAGACACGCGCCTTCGGGTGGTCCTCGTCGAGCTCGAGGAACCACCGCCCTGCGATGCCGGGCACCAGGCGGACGCTCGGCGCGTCGACCGGCTTCCGCAACGTCACCGTGCCCTTGAGCACCTTCCACTGCTGGCCGTTGTCGAGTTCGAACACGGTGCCCGGCGCCCATCCCGCGACGCTGCCGCGCACCGTGGCCGTCATCGCTTCGCTGTCGAGGCCGATGTACTGCATCGTGGCGGCCAACGGCGCACTACTCTCGCTCACCGCACCGCCCTGCATTCCGGCGGACGCAGTCGCGACGACTCGGGCATCGGCCTCACGCAGCAGCGCGTTCAGGCGGGCGAGCTGTTCGGGCGTCAGTCCGACCGACACGAGCTCTTCAGGCGTCAGCCGCTTCTCGATCGCGACGTAGCGATCGGCGGCGAAAGACTGCAGCGGGAGGAAGGTCGCCAGCAGGGCTACAAGCAAGGCGCGGCGCAAGGTCATGGCGGTCGGACGCGAACGGGGCGGCGACTACGTTATGACCGTGGTGTTGCAGTTCGGCGACAAGGCCGCGCTCAGGCATCGACGGGAAACGCAGGTCCGCGGCGGAGGCGGATCGGTCCGGAGGCCATCAACACCTCGGCGGACGGCACCACGCGCTCGCCCTGCGTCGCGACGATTAAACGCGCTTCGGCCATTGCCGCCGCCACCTGACGCACCTGCGGCATCAGCGTCCGCCATGCGTCTTCGGTTGCCTCCAGCGAGCGCGCGACCTCGGACGGGCAGACCGACGCGTCAGGCGATCGCGCGGACAGCAACGCGACGATGCTTTCGCGGATC
This region includes:
- a CDS encoding ABC transporter ATP-binding protein, producing MLDATVNPTGSRTSNVPSALVAEGLGKHVPLPSGDLVILRDVGFAIAPGEAVAIVGASGSGKSTLLSLLAGLDVPSNGRVMLDGAALSTLDEDGRARVRGEKVGFVFQNFQLLPSLTALENVMLPLELRGDAQAEPPARAILQRVGLGERLGHYPRQLSGGEQQRVALARAFVTRPGLLFADEPTGNLDTRTGAAIIDLLFELNAQAGTTLVLVTHDDALAARCSRRLRLDAGRLVDDSATA
- a CDS encoding RNA-binding S4 domain-containing protein, whose protein sequence is MQVVDFELEGDFVELNQLLKLVGLCDSGGAGKQLVASGAVNVDGTVELRKTAKIRAGQVVRVGHVEIHVA
- a CDS encoding VOC family protein, producing the protein MIAYTTLGTNDLPRAAAFYDALLALIGGKREMEQPGYFIAYGNGGPGAGLGVTVPFDKKAASVGNGTMVALEAKDRAQVDAVYAKAIELGGTDEGAPGERFPGFYAAYFRDLDGNKLNICYMTFDQSEHAPT
- a CDS encoding LysR substrate-binding domain-containing protein, with the translated sequence MSTRAEWLSALAAFESAARHQNFAHAGEELHLTASAVSHHVRKLESRLGLPLFQRHARGVALTAAGRQLADAASSSLADLEDVLRALKASSEDRDVVRIATLHSFTCAWLMPRLPRFAAAHPGVRLSIETGFALARFDDSGPDLAIRHGGGEWPGTQATRLLDEHLFPVAAPTMPGLADTKTARDVARLPLVADNARQGWHDWFRAAKVLGVTPDERFRFTDSTGALEAAATGLGAVLAREHIVAPYLASERLVRLPGPSLTARWSYYIAVPTHRRLRPAAQTFVDWVVEEARAQVA
- a CDS encoding DMT family transporter, with protein sequence MSPPETRRAFLQIHVCVALWGFTAILGKLISLRALPLVWWRMLFVVAVLACVPRVWRGLRAMPMRLIAAYSGIGALVALHWLTFYGSIKLSNASVGATCIALGTVFTAMAEPWLAKTRFQPRDFLLGVAVLPGVALVVGGIPHGMRAGVAVGTLSAIFVALFGSLNKRLVEHGDALTVTAIELGAGVLTLTLLSPLMAMAAPGEALTLALPSLRDTGLLLLLSIGCTLVPYALSLVALRHMSAFAAQLAVNLEPVYAIVLAILLLGEQRELSLAFYGGVAIILGAVLAYPLLHRLRRIEHPEMLAASESKGMVD
- a CDS encoding DMT family transporter, whose protein sequence is MAVNACDAPIAPSTTARWATPVEIGVLGAIWGASFLFMRVAAPEFGPAALVELRLALGALVLLPFLWKARASFPLRLWPKLAVIGAINSAIPFLLFAWGAERAPAGVGAICNAMTVLFTALVGALFFGEKIGLARSVTLGVGFGGVVVLASGRIAGADIGPAVMAGSAAALLYGIGINLVRRHLTGLPATAVAPATLLCSAILVLPFGIAQWPATMPSAHAWLSVALLGVMCTGIAFVMYYRLIARIGAGRASTVTYLVPLFGVAWAWMLLGEAPTLRMVIAATLILGSVAMSQRAK
- a CDS encoding cupin domain-containing protein, with the protein product MHTKKLRFGEGFRVAFEVRKAQCAEMVIPPGDAEGGDDNDHRGADQWLYVVDGHGVATVEVDGRKRRVKLEPGRLIVIEKGERHEVRNTGDRLLRTLNFYYPPAFDRDGDAKGPGRKRASK
- a CDS encoding arylesterase, which encodes MKLAYDGVSARIQQGLWWVVLLVAMALVAPVQAKAPVRAPATTKTVLVMGDSLSAGYGIDVRQGWVSLLDQRLKSTNARWAVVNASVSGETTAGGLSRLPAALARAKPGVVVIELGANDGLRGLPVRDMQANLDRMVKLSKASGAKVLVIGTRMPPNLGRAYTEGFANAYATVARTNGVTLLPFFLEPIMLDRAAFQRDNLHPTAAVQPRLLDHVWRPLAPMLR
- a CDS encoding DoxX family protein codes for the protein MNANTQHDIAKLLLRITLGVLILFHGLAKLNGGMGGIVHMVEAHGLPGALGYGVLLGEVIGPLMLIAGFHARIGAVLVFINMVVAVLLVHMGQIGAFNDQGGWALELQAMYMASALALALLGPGRFSVNER